In Drosophila santomea strain STO CAGO 1482 chromosome 3L, Prin_Dsan_1.1, whole genome shotgun sequence, a single window of DNA contains:
- the LOC120449842 gene encoding CCR4-NOT transcription complex subunit 7 isoform X2 encodes MKWTMPSAMSGAAHAHIPSNEECGIRDVWKHNLEEEFRTIRKVVQKYHYVAMDTEFPGVVARPVGEFRSTADYHYQLLRCNVDLLRIIQLGLTFMDDDGKTPPGYSTWQFNFKFNLSEDMYAQDSIDLLQNSGIQFKKHEEDGIDPIDFAELLMSSGIVLVDNIKWLCFHSGYDFGYLLKLLTDQNLPSDEGEFFELLHIYFPNIFDIKYLMKSCKNLKGGLQEVADQLELRRVGPQHQAGSDALLTGMAFFKMREMFFEDNIDHAKYSGHLYGLGTSFIVNGTNFHESNGETNSAS; translated from the exons ACAATGCCCTCGGCCATGAGTGGCGCGGCACATGCCCACATACCCAGCAACGAGGAGTGCGGCATCCGCGACGTGTGGAAGCATAACCTGGAGGAGGAGTTCCGCACCATACGGAAAGTGGTGCAGAAGTACCACTATGTGGCCATGGACACCGAGTTTCCGGGCGTGGTAGCACGTCCCGTCGGCGAGTTCCGCTCCACGGCGGACTATCATTACCAGCTGTTGCGCTGTAATGTCGATCTGCTGCGGATCATCCAGTTGGGCCTGACCTTCATGGACGACGATGGAAAGACACCACCCGGCTACTCCACCTGGCAGTTCAACTTCAAGTTTAACCTGAG CGAGGACATGTATGCGCAGGACTCAATCGATCTGCTGCAGAACTCCGGAATTCAGTTCAAGAAGCACGAGGAGGATGGCATCGATCCCATCGACTTTGCCGAGCTGCTCATGAGCTCCGGCATCGTGCTGGTGGACAACATCAAGTGGCTGTGCTTTCACTCCGGCTACGATTTTGGTTACCTTCTAAAGCTGCTCACCGATCAGAACCTGCCCTCGGACGAGGGTGAATTTTTCGAGCTGCTGCACATCTACTTTCCCAACATCTTCGACATCAAGTATCTGATGAAGTCGTGCAAGAACCTGAAGGGCGGTCTGCAGGAGGTGGCCGATCAGCTGGAACTGCGGCGCGTGGGCCCCCAGCATCAGGCCGGCTCGGATGCGTTGCTGACGGGCATGGCCTTCTTCAAAATGCGTGAG ATGTTCTTTGAGGACAACATCGACCACGCCAAGTACTCCGGACACCTGTACGGCCTGGGCACCTCCTTCATCGTCAACGGCACCAACTTCCACGAGAGCAACGGCGAGACGAACAGCGCCTCATGA
- the LOC120449842 gene encoding CCR4-NOT transcription complex subunit 7 isoform X1, producing MKWFDQNQYLSQTMPSAMSGAAHAHIPSNEECGIRDVWKHNLEEEFRTIRKVVQKYHYVAMDTEFPGVVARPVGEFRSTADYHYQLLRCNVDLLRIIQLGLTFMDDDGKTPPGYSTWQFNFKFNLSEDMYAQDSIDLLQNSGIQFKKHEEDGIDPIDFAELLMSSGIVLVDNIKWLCFHSGYDFGYLLKLLTDQNLPSDEGEFFELLHIYFPNIFDIKYLMKSCKNLKGGLQEVADQLELRRVGPQHQAGSDALLTGMAFFKMREMFFEDNIDHAKYSGHLYGLGTSFIVNGTNFHESNGETNSAS from the exons TTTGACCAGAACCAATACCTTTCCCAGACAATGCCCTCGGCCATGAGTGGCGCGGCACATGCCCACATACCCAGCAACGAGGAGTGCGGCATCCGCGACGTGTGGAAGCATAACCTGGAGGAGGAGTTCCGCACCATACGGAAAGTGGTGCAGAAGTACCACTATGTGGCCATGGACACCGAGTTTCCGGGCGTGGTAGCACGTCCCGTCGGCGAGTTCCGCTCCACGGCGGACTATCATTACCAGCTGTTGCGCTGTAATGTCGATCTGCTGCGGATCATCCAGTTGGGCCTGACCTTCATGGACGACGATGGAAAGACACCACCCGGCTACTCCACCTGGCAGTTCAACTTCAAGTTTAACCTGAG CGAGGACATGTATGCGCAGGACTCAATCGATCTGCTGCAGAACTCCGGAATTCAGTTCAAGAAGCACGAGGAGGATGGCATCGATCCCATCGACTTTGCCGAGCTGCTCATGAGCTCCGGCATCGTGCTGGTGGACAACATCAAGTGGCTGTGCTTTCACTCCGGCTACGATTTTGGTTACCTTCTAAAGCTGCTCACCGATCAGAACCTGCCCTCGGACGAGGGTGAATTTTTCGAGCTGCTGCACATCTACTTTCCCAACATCTTCGACATCAAGTATCTGATGAAGTCGTGCAAGAACCTGAAGGGCGGTCTGCAGGAGGTGGCCGATCAGCTGGAACTGCGGCGCGTGGGCCCCCAGCATCAGGCCGGCTCGGATGCGTTGCTGACGGGCATGGCCTTCTTCAAAATGCGTGAG ATGTTCTTTGAGGACAACATCGACCACGCCAAGTACTCCGGACACCTGTACGGCCTGGGCACCTCCTTCATCGTCAACGGCACCAACTTCCACGAGAGCAACGGCGAGACGAACAGCGCCTCATGA
- the LOC120449842 gene encoding CCR4-NOT transcription complex subunit 7 isoform X3 — protein MPSAMSGAAHAHIPSNEECGIRDVWKHNLEEEFRTIRKVVQKYHYVAMDTEFPGVVARPVGEFRSTADYHYQLLRCNVDLLRIIQLGLTFMDDDGKTPPGYSTWQFNFKFNLSEDMYAQDSIDLLQNSGIQFKKHEEDGIDPIDFAELLMSSGIVLVDNIKWLCFHSGYDFGYLLKLLTDQNLPSDEGEFFELLHIYFPNIFDIKYLMKSCKNLKGGLQEVADQLELRRVGPQHQAGSDALLTGMAFFKMREMFFEDNIDHAKYSGHLYGLGTSFIVNGTNFHESNGETNSAS, from the exons ATGCCCTCGGCCATGAGTGGCGCGGCACATGCCCACATACCCAGCAACGAGGAGTGCGGCATCCGCGACGTGTGGAAGCATAACCTGGAGGAGGAGTTCCGCACCATACGGAAAGTGGTGCAGAAGTACCACTATGTGGCCATGGACACCGAGTTTCCGGGCGTGGTAGCACGTCCCGTCGGCGAGTTCCGCTCCACGGCGGACTATCATTACCAGCTGTTGCGCTGTAATGTCGATCTGCTGCGGATCATCCAGTTGGGCCTGACCTTCATGGACGACGATGGAAAGACACCACCCGGCTACTCCACCTGGCAGTTCAACTTCAAGTTTAACCTGAG CGAGGACATGTATGCGCAGGACTCAATCGATCTGCTGCAGAACTCCGGAATTCAGTTCAAGAAGCACGAGGAGGATGGCATCGATCCCATCGACTTTGCCGAGCTGCTCATGAGCTCCGGCATCGTGCTGGTGGACAACATCAAGTGGCTGTGCTTTCACTCCGGCTACGATTTTGGTTACCTTCTAAAGCTGCTCACCGATCAGAACCTGCCCTCGGACGAGGGTGAATTTTTCGAGCTGCTGCACATCTACTTTCCCAACATCTTCGACATCAAGTATCTGATGAAGTCGTGCAAGAACCTGAAGGGCGGTCTGCAGGAGGTGGCCGATCAGCTGGAACTGCGGCGCGTGGGCCCCCAGCATCAGGCCGGCTCGGATGCGTTGCTGACGGGCATGGCCTTCTTCAAAATGCGTGAG ATGTTCTTTGAGGACAACATCGACCACGCCAAGTACTCCGGACACCTGTACGGCCTGGGCACCTCCTTCATCGTCAACGGCACCAACTTCCACGAGAGCAACGGCGAGACGAACAGCGCCTCATGA